Proteins co-encoded in one Papaver somniferum cultivar HN1 chromosome 5, ASM357369v1, whole genome shotgun sequence genomic window:
- the LOC113282403 gene encoding protein EXECUTER 2, chloroplastic isoform X1, with the protein MVVASGLGLQNANPIFQMRKPQSDFSLITGKEINLRFFCSIPQKTPSFRKSRNLSNKNFSCRCSNSSSSSSSSTEWDWSRWNQRFSEIEETESISSVLKYQLRDAVEKEDFEEAVKLKRAIAEATSKDSVAEIMSQLKNAIDEERYHDASKLCRISGSNLVGWWVGCSKDFDDPFGRVVRITPGVGRFVAKSYTPRQLVTKSSGTPLFEIFVVKDANDRYMQQVVFLRRNKGSSTVSLSSSSSTSPSKVSEDPPNVDSENATDKSVDNEEDEPHKSQDTKSVNIRDTSEEGIKGVINFLKDKIPGLKLKVMNVNVSEEIIEDGESLEQLVQENENENEKTDASETSEDETESLDEVLPEGIQLREGPSTRDESKSLAMKLFIGGVLHNKDDVPLKDDFVRSPAEIRDMEKDSFVLHIPEKIVDADIGEMEVSEVKLATVAAEGVSELMPRDVAKAFWSVDKVPSKISKDVREIVKLAVSQAQKHNRLSTNTNFSRIISNDDSDPFTGLYIGAFGPYGPEVVQLTRKFGYWNSTDDVENVEFFEYVEAVKLTGDLNVPAGEVTFRAKIGKANRNANRGAFPDELGVVASYKGQGRIAEFGFRKPQWVDGELLQLRGKGMGPYIKGADLGFLYVVPEQSFLVLFSRLKLPE; encoded by the exons atggtggTAGCAAGTGGATTAGGATTGCAGAATGCAAACCCTATATTCCAAATGAGAAAGCCTCAATCAGATTTTTCACTTATCACTGGAAAAGAAATTAATCTCAGGTTTTTCTGTTCAATACCTCAAAAAACACCAAGTTTCAGGAAATCTCGAAATCTTAGTAATAAGAATTTCTCTTGTCGGTGTAgtaattcatcttcttcttcgtcatcatctACTGAATGGGATTGGTCACGTTGGAATCAACGTTTTTCAGAAATTGAAGAAACTGAGAGTATCTCTTCTGTTCTTAAG TATCAACTGAGAGATGCAGTTGAGAAGGAAGATTTTGAAGAAGCTGTAAAGCTAAAAAGGGCAATTGCAGAAGCGACATCCAAGGATTCTGTTGCTGAAATCATGTCCCAATTGAAG AATGCGATAGATGAAGAGCGTTACCATGATGCGTCGAAACTATGTAGAATTTCAGGAAGCAACCTG GTAGGCTGGTGGGTTGGCTGTTCGAAGGATTTTGATGATCCTTTCGGAAGAGTTGTAAGAATAACCCCTGGTGTTGGTAGATTTGTGGCCAAGAGTTATACTCCAAG GCAATTGGTTACTAAATCTTCGGGGACCCCCTTATTTGAAATTTTTGTCGTCAAAGATGCCAATGATAGATACATGCAACAG GTGGTATTTTTGCGACGAAACAAAGGAAGTTCAACAGTTTCtttgtcgtcatcatcatcaacatcaccaTCAAAAGTGTCAGAGGATCCACCCAATGTCGATTCTGAAAATGCTACAGACAAGAGTGTggataatgaagaagatgagCCACATAAGAGCCAGGATACGAAGAGCGTGAACATTAGGGATACAAGTGAAGAAGGGATTAAAGGAGTTATTAACTTTCTTAAAGATAAAATTCCTGGATTAAAACTCAAAGTCATGAATGTAAATGTATCAGAGGAGATAATAGAAGATGGTGAATCCCTGGAGCAGCtagtgcaagaaaatgaaaatgaaaatgagaagACAGATGCTTCTGAGACTTCTGAAGACGAAACTGAAAGCCTAGATGAGGTTCTTCCGGAGGGTATTCAACTGAGAGAAGGTCCCAGCACAAGGGATGAGAGCAAGAGTTTGGCTATGAAACTTTTTATTGGTGGCGTACTACACAACAAGGATGATGTACCGTTAAAAGATGATTTTGTACGCTCTCCAGCGGAAATAAGGGATATGGAAAAGGATTCGTTTGTCCTACATATTCCCGAGAAAATTGTAGATGCTGATATTGGTGAGATGGAAGTGTCTGAGGTCAAATTGGCAACTGTTGCAGCTGAGGGAGTTTCTGAGCTCATGCCACGTGATGTTGCCAAGGCATTTTGGAGTGTGGATAAGGTTCCTTCTAAG ATTTCAAAAGATGTTCGTGAGATTGTCAAGCTTGCAGTTAGTCAGGCCCAAAAGCACAACAGACTATCAACGAATACAAATTTCAGCCGAATCATCTCAAATGATGATTCCGATCCCTTTACTG GTCTCTATATTGGAGCTTTTGGCCCATATGGCCCAGAGGTGGTACAGTTAACCCGTAAGTTCGGTTACTGGAATAGTACAGATGATGTAGAAAATGTGGAATTTTTTGAGTACGTTGAGGCAGTAAAATTGACGGGTGATCTTAATGTTCCTGCTGGGGAG GTAACTTTTCGAGCTAAAATTGGTAAAGCAAACAGGAATGCCAACCGTGGGGCTTTTCCAGATGAACTTGGAGTG GTTGCTAGTTACAAAGGTCAAGGAAGAATAGCAGAATTTGGGTTTCGCAAACCACAGTGGGTTGACGGTGAACTACTGCAACTTAGAGGAAAG GGCATGGGACCATATATCAAAGGTGCAGACCTGGGTTTCCTGTATGTTGTGCCAGAGCAAAGCTTCCTTGTTTTATTCAGCCGCTTGAAACTGCCGGAGTGA
- the LOC113282405 gene encoding 2-methylene-furan-3-one reductase-like, which translates to MEALCTNTNQFHAPLCDSSLASLRPLALSLKPCSLFSKTLRTRANIISTTSRYPSLRISASTPASSTETATAVSAVPSEMKAWVYGEYGGIDVLKFDSKVSVPEISEDQVLLKVVAAALNPVDGKRRQGKFKATDSPLPTVPGYDVAGIVVKVGSQVKNLKNGDEVYGNINEKALENPHQFGSLAEFTAVEEKLLALKPKNLDFSQAAGLPLAIQTAYEGLERTGLSAGKSVLVLGGAGGVGSLAIQLAKQVFGASKVAATSSTGKIELLKSLGVDLAIDYTKENFEDLPEKFDVVFDAVGQSDKAVKAIKEGGSVVVLTGAVTPPGFRFVVTSNREVLNKLNPYLESGKIKPMIDPKGPFPFSQVIEAFTYLEAGRATGKVVIHPIQ; encoded by the exons ATGGAAGCTCTATGTACCAACACTAACCAATTTCATGCTCCTCTGTGTGATTCTTCTCTGGCATCGCTACGCCCATTAGCTCTCTCTCTAAAACCTTGCTCACTCTTCTCCAAAACATTAAGAACAAGAGCAAACATTATCTCCACAACTTCAAGATACCCATCTCTAAGAATTTCTGCATCTACTCCTGCTTCTTCAACAGAGACTGCTACTGCAGTTTCTGCTGTACCTTCGGAAATGAAGGCTTGGGTTTATGGAGAGTATGGTGGCATTGATGTTCTCAAGTTTGACTCAAAAGTTTCAGTTCCTGAAATCAGTGAGGACCAAGTTCTACTCAAGGTTGTTGCTGCAGCACTCAATCCAGTTGATGGAAAGAGAAGACAAGGAAAATTTAAAGCAACTGATTCTCCTCTACCT ACTGTTCCGGGCTATGATGTTGCTGGTATAGTTGTTAAAGTTGGAAGCCAAGTGAAGAATTTGAAAAATGGCGATGAAGTATACGGAAACATAAATGAGAAGGCTTTGGAGAACCCCCACCAGTTTGGATCATTAGCTGAGTTCACTGCAGTTGAGGAGAAATTGTTGGCTTTAAAGCCCAAGAATTTGGACTTCAGTCAGGCTGCTGGACTTCCTCTCGCCATCCAAACGGCTTACGAAGGTCTTGAAAGAACGGGGTTATCGGCTGGTAAATCAGTTCTTGTTTTAGGTGGTGCTGGTGGAGTTGGATCACTGGCAATTCAG CTGGCAAAGCAGGTATTCGGGGCATCAAAAGTCGCAGCTACATCTAGCACAGGGAAAATAGAGCTATTGAAAAGCTTGGGTGTCGATTTGGCCATTGACTACACCAAGGAAAATTTTGAAGATCTTCCAGAGAAATTCGATGTTGTTTTTGATGCAGTTG GGCAGTCAGATAAGGCGGTGAAAGCCATTAAAGAAGGTGGAAGTGTTGTGGTGCTAACAGGTGCAGTCACTCCACCCGGTTTTAGATTTGTAGTCACTTCCAACAGAGAGGTGCTAAATAAACTGAACCCATATTTGGAAAGTGGGAAGATCAAACCAATGATCGATCCCAAGGGTCCATTTCCATTCTCTCAAGTCATCGAAGCATTTACTTATCTTGAAGCAGGCAGAGCTACTGGAAAGGTGGTTATACATCCGATTCAATGA
- the LOC113282403 gene encoding protein EXECUTER 2, chloroplastic isoform X2: MVVASGLGLQNANPIFQMRKPQSDFSLITGKEINLRFFCSIPQKTPSFRKSRNLSNKNFSCRCSNSSSSSSSSTEWDWSRWNQRFSEIEETESISSVLKVGWWVGCSKDFDDPFGRVVRITPGVGRFVAKSYTPRQLVTKSSGTPLFEIFVVKDANDRYMQQVVFLRRNKGSSTVSLSSSSSTSPSKVSEDPPNVDSENATDKSVDNEEDEPHKSQDTKSVNIRDTSEEGIKGVINFLKDKIPGLKLKVMNVNVSEEIIEDGESLEQLVQENENENEKTDASETSEDETESLDEVLPEGIQLREGPSTRDESKSLAMKLFIGGVLHNKDDVPLKDDFVRSPAEIRDMEKDSFVLHIPEKIVDADIGEMEVSEVKLATVAAEGVSELMPRDVAKAFWSVDKVPSKISKDVREIVKLAVSQAQKHNRLSTNTNFSRIISNDDSDPFTGLYIGAFGPYGPEVVQLTRKFGYWNSTDDVENVEFFEYVEAVKLTGDLNVPAGEVTFRAKIGKANRNANRGAFPDELGVVASYKGQGRIAEFGFRKPQWVDGELLQLRGKGMGPYIKGADLGFLYVVPEQSFLVLFSRLKLPE; encoded by the exons atggtggTAGCAAGTGGATTAGGATTGCAGAATGCAAACCCTATATTCCAAATGAGAAAGCCTCAATCAGATTTTTCACTTATCACTGGAAAAGAAATTAATCTCAGGTTTTTCTGTTCAATACCTCAAAAAACACCAAGTTTCAGGAAATCTCGAAATCTTAGTAATAAGAATTTCTCTTGTCGGTGTAgtaattcatcttcttcttcgtcatcatctACTGAATGGGATTGGTCACGTTGGAATCAACGTTTTTCAGAAATTGAAGAAACTGAGAGTATCTCTTCTGTTCTTAAG GTAGGCTGGTGGGTTGGCTGTTCGAAGGATTTTGATGATCCTTTCGGAAGAGTTGTAAGAATAACCCCTGGTGTTGGTAGATTTGTGGCCAAGAGTTATACTCCAAG GCAATTGGTTACTAAATCTTCGGGGACCCCCTTATTTGAAATTTTTGTCGTCAAAGATGCCAATGATAGATACATGCAACAG GTGGTATTTTTGCGACGAAACAAAGGAAGTTCAACAGTTTCtttgtcgtcatcatcatcaacatcaccaTCAAAAGTGTCAGAGGATCCACCCAATGTCGATTCTGAAAATGCTACAGACAAGAGTGTggataatgaagaagatgagCCACATAAGAGCCAGGATACGAAGAGCGTGAACATTAGGGATACAAGTGAAGAAGGGATTAAAGGAGTTATTAACTTTCTTAAAGATAAAATTCCTGGATTAAAACTCAAAGTCATGAATGTAAATGTATCAGAGGAGATAATAGAAGATGGTGAATCCCTGGAGCAGCtagtgcaagaaaatgaaaatgaaaatgagaagACAGATGCTTCTGAGACTTCTGAAGACGAAACTGAAAGCCTAGATGAGGTTCTTCCGGAGGGTATTCAACTGAGAGAAGGTCCCAGCACAAGGGATGAGAGCAAGAGTTTGGCTATGAAACTTTTTATTGGTGGCGTACTACACAACAAGGATGATGTACCGTTAAAAGATGATTTTGTACGCTCTCCAGCGGAAATAAGGGATATGGAAAAGGATTCGTTTGTCCTACATATTCCCGAGAAAATTGTAGATGCTGATATTGGTGAGATGGAAGTGTCTGAGGTCAAATTGGCAACTGTTGCAGCTGAGGGAGTTTCTGAGCTCATGCCACGTGATGTTGCCAAGGCATTTTGGAGTGTGGATAAGGTTCCTTCTAAG ATTTCAAAAGATGTTCGTGAGATTGTCAAGCTTGCAGTTAGTCAGGCCCAAAAGCACAACAGACTATCAACGAATACAAATTTCAGCCGAATCATCTCAAATGATGATTCCGATCCCTTTACTG GTCTCTATATTGGAGCTTTTGGCCCATATGGCCCAGAGGTGGTACAGTTAACCCGTAAGTTCGGTTACTGGAATAGTACAGATGATGTAGAAAATGTGGAATTTTTTGAGTACGTTGAGGCAGTAAAATTGACGGGTGATCTTAATGTTCCTGCTGGGGAG GTAACTTTTCGAGCTAAAATTGGTAAAGCAAACAGGAATGCCAACCGTGGGGCTTTTCCAGATGAACTTGGAGTG GTTGCTAGTTACAAAGGTCAAGGAAGAATAGCAGAATTTGGGTTTCGCAAACCACAGTGGGTTGACGGTGAACTACTGCAACTTAGAGGAAAG GGCATGGGACCATATATCAAAGGTGCAGACCTGGGTTTCCTGTATGTTGTGCCAGAGCAAAGCTTCCTTGTTTTATTCAGCCGCTTGAAACTGCCGGAGTGA